GCTACCTGCGGGTCCCAGTCCTTGGAATAAATAAATTATATATATCAACTCTGACCCGCCTCACCCAGGAAGGACTCCCATGAGCACCCTTGTGATCGGCGCCGGCATCTCCGGACTCCTCTCCGCCTGGCACCTCCACCGCCGGGGGGAAGCAGTGGAGGTCTGGGAGGCAGAAGCCCAGGTGGGCGGGTGGATGCAGACCCTGTCCTGGCCTTGCCCCGATGGTCGGGAGGGACGGGTGGAGCGGGGGCCCCAGGGGCTCCTGGTCTCCCCGGGAAGCCCCACTGACCAGCTCTTCCGGGAGCTGGGCCTCGCGCTCCGGAGCCCCGGCAGAGGCGCCCGCTGGGTGGGCCGGGGCGACCGCCTCATTCCGGTGCCCGCCCACCCCATGGGCCTGGCCTTCACGCCCCTCATGTCCCTGGGCACCAAGCTCCGCATGGCCCTGGAGCCCTTCCAGCCCGTGCGCCCCGCCGAGCCGGAGGAGGGGCTCTACGACTTCATCGCCCGCCGGGCAGGCAAGGGCATGGCGGACGAACTCCTGGCCCCCATGGTGGCGGGCATCCTGGCGGCCCCGCCCCGGCTGCTGAGCGTGGACGCCATCCCCAAGCTGAGGCAATGGGAGTCCTTCGGCAGCCTCTTCAATGGCGTCCGCAAGTCCGGTATCAGCCACCTCATGGTCCCGGAAGGGGGCATGGGCAGTCTGCCCCTGCGCCTGGCATCCACGCTGCCCACCGTGCGGACCGGGCTCCGGGCCCGCCGCCTTGAAAAGCGCCCCGGAGGCTGGCGGGTGGAGGCAGATGGGGAGATCCGGGACGTCGCCCGGGTCATCCTGGCTCTGCCTGCCTTCGAAGCCTCGGCCCTCCTGGCCCCCCACGCTGAACCCAGCGCCCGGGCCCTGGCCGCCATCCCCTACACCTCAGTCAAGCTCTGGCACAGCCGCCACCAGCCCCTGGCCCCTTACCGGGACGGCTTCGGCTTCCTCATTGACCCCGAATACGGACGCCCCTACCTGGGTACCCTGGTCCCCTCCTGGATCGACCCGGGCTCGGCCCCCCCCGACCTCATGCAATTGAGGAGCTTCATCGGCGACTCGGCCCTCTGGGACGACCCGGAGCCGGGACAGCCCAAGGACTGGCCCTGGACCGAGGGACACCTGAAGCGCTGGCTGCCTGGGCTCGGGCCGGCCCTCCAGACCCGGGAGGAGAGCAGCCCCGACGCCATCCCCCGGCCGGAAGTGGGCCACCGCGCCCGGGTCCGGGAGGCCCTGGCAGGCCTGCCCCCCGGCATCGAGTGGGCCAGCAATGCCCGCTTTGGCGTGGGCGCCCGGGATGTCATCGAGGGGCTTCCCGCACTCTTCGCGGATCAAGCCCCGTCCCATTGATGTCGAAGAAGGGAGGCAGAGCCGAGCGTCCATGGATCCCCTCGCCCCCACCGCCACCCTCGCCGCCATCGTCCTGGCGGCGGTCCTGGCCTGGGCATGGCGCCTCAGGAGCGCCATCCGGCTGGCCCAGCGGAACCACCAGCTGAACCGGGAGCGGCTCTACAAGTGCCTGGCGGGAGTCCAGGACCTGGTCTGCTTGCTGGACACGAGAGGGCGCTTCCGTTTCGTGAACGAGCACTACGCGCGAGTGCTCGGCTACCCGGAAGCGGAGATCCTGGGGCGCCTGCCCTCCGAGATCGGGATGCTCCCCCCCGGGGAGCTGGAGATGATCCGGAGCAAGCTGGCCGAGGTCCTCGTCCTGGGCAGCGTGCCCCCGGTGGAGCATCATCTGATCTCCCGCAGCGGCGAGCGACACCTCTTCGAGAGCCGGGCCACGGTGTTCACCGACCCCAGCCGCCTCTCCGGCCTGGTGGTCATCTCGCGCTGCATCGAGCTCCAGCGGCAGACCGAGGAGCAGCTCCACCGGACCACCGCCCTGCATAAACTCCTGGTGGACAACTCCCTCATCGGGCTGGCCCTCACCCGCCAGGGGCGGATCCAGTGGGTGAACCCGCGACTCGCCGCCCTGCTCCACAGCACCCCGGCCGCCCTCCAGAGCCTGGCTGTGAACGACCTCATGGAGACCAGCCTGGGCAGCCCGGAGGCCTTCAGGGCCCTGGCCATGCCGGTACTGGAGAGTGGGGACTGGTTCGACCAGGAGGTGGAGGTCTTCCTCAAGACCGGCTCCAGCTTCTGGGCCCGGATCGTGGCCCGGGCCCTGGACCCCTCTGCCCCCCTCGAGGGGGTGCTCTTCCTGGTGGAGGACATCACCGCCCGCCGCCAGGCGGAAGGGGTGGTCCGGCAGGCCCAGAAGCTGGAGAGCCTGGGCCTCCTGGCGGGTAGCATCGCCCACGACTTCAACAACCTGCTCACCGCCATCCTGGGCAACCTCAGCCTGGGTCAAAGACACCTGCCCCGGAACTGCCCGGCCACCGACTACCTGGATCGAGCCGAGAAGACAGTGCTCCAGGCCTCGGACCTCACCCGCCAGATGCTGGCCTACTCAGGGCGGGGGCACTTCGTGGTCCGCCCCCACGACCTCAACCAGGTGGTCCAGGAGGTGGCCCGCCTGCTGCACGCCACCCTCTCCAAGAAGATCCACCTCTGTTTCGACCTGGCCCCGGGACTCCCCCTCTTCCAGGCCGATGCCGCCCAGATCCATCAAGTCATCCTCAACCTGGTGACCAATGCTGCGGATGCCATCGGCGTGGTGGAAGGGACGATCACCATCAGCACCCGCGTGGCGGACCTCTCCCCGGAGGAGACGACCCGCCTCTCCCCCGGGGGGAACCTGCGGGGTGGCCCCTCCGTCATCCTCTGCGTCCGCGACACCGGATGTGGCATGAGCCGGGAGGTGGTGGAGCGGATCTTCGACCCCTTCTTCACCACCAAGGCCAGGGGGCGGGGCCTGGGCCTCTCAGCCATGCAGGGGATCCTCCGGGGGCACCATGCCGGGATCCGGGTCCTGAGTGAACCCGGGAGGGGTTCCTGCTTCGAGGTCTACTTCCCCGTCGATGGAGAAGTCCTCCTCCAATCGCCCCCCGAGCCAGAGCTGCCGGAGGAGAGCTTCACAGGCAGGGTGCTCCTGGTGGATGACGAGCCCCTGGTCCTGGAGACCGCCGCATCAACCCTGAAGAGCCTGGGCTTCCAAGTCACCCTGGCCACGGACGGCCTGGAGGCCCTGGAGCTATTCAGGGAGACCCCAGAGGACTTCGCCCTGGTCCTGATGGACATCACCATGCCCCGCATGGACGGCAAGGAGGCCTTCGAGGCCATGCGGGCTATCCGGGCCGACATCCCCATCATCCTCTGCAGTGGGTACACCGACCTCGACTCCATCCAGCAGCCCCTGGGCTCAAGGCAGACCGAGTTCCTCCCCAAGCCCTACCAGATGAGGGATCTGCAGCGGGTCATCCGTTTCTGCCTCGCCTGACCTTGCGGAGGGCCATGTCCAGGGTCAGGCGCCCCTCGGGGACCTTCAGGAGAAGGCTGGCCCCCAGGTAGATCAGGGAGCCGAAGGCGATGAGGGGCAGCAAGCGCTCGGCCAGGTGCCAGAAGCCCCGGAAGCTACCCAGCCCCAGGAGCCTGGCCCCAGCCCAGACCGCCAACCCCATGGGAATACTGGAGGCGATCATGACCCCCCAGCCCCCCAGGACCCGCCGGTAGGGCAGCGCGGGCAGCCGATGGGCCAGACAGGGCACCAGCACCGCAAGGCTCGCCAAACTGGCCAGGGCGTTGGCCAGCGCCATGCCCCGGGTGCCCAGGGGGCCCATGAGGAGCGCCGAGAAGAGGATGTTGGCCCCCAGACTCACCAGGGCTGCCAGGGCCGGGTTCCGGTAGTCCTTCAGGGCATAGAGGGACTGGGCCAGGATCCGTCCCGTGGCGATGAAGAGGAGTCCCACGCACTGGAAGGCGAGGGTGTCCCCGGTCCAGGCCACGGAGGCGGTATCGAAGCGGCCGCTCTGGAAGATGAGGGCGATGATGGGCCGGGCCAGCACCGCCATGCCCACGCTGGCAGGGATGGCCAGGAAGGCCGTTCCCCGCAGGGCACCGCTGAGGCTCTCCCTCAGGCCATCCAGATCCCCGGCATCCACCAACCGGCTCATGAGGGGCAGGCTCACAGTGGCCACACTGGCAGAGAAGAGCCCCAGCACCAGTTCCCCCATCATGTTGGAGTTGAAGAGCACGGTCTGGGAGCCCACGGCCAGCCGGGAGGCCAGGAAGGTGGAGACGAAGACATTGATGGGGTGGATCCCCGTGCCGAGGAGCCCCGGAGCCATGCGCCGGAAGGCCTTGCCCACCCCGGGATGCCGGCCGTGGAAGCCCCACTTGATGCGGTAGCCCAGGCTGCGGAAGGAGGGCCAGAGGACGAAGAGCTGCACCACCCCGCCCACCAGCACGGCAACGGCGAAGAAGCGGCTGGCCATCCGGGGGTCCCGGGCGGCCCCGGGCACCCACTTCATGCACCCGTAGCCGAAGGCCATGAAGGCCAGGTTCCAGAAGGTGGAGACCGAGGCGGGCAGCCCGAAGCGTCCCTTGAGGTTCAGCACGGCCGAAAGACCCGCTGTCAGGCTCACCAGAGCCAGGTAGGGGAACATGATCCGCCCCAGGGCCGTGGTGAGGACCACCTCGGGGGGGGCCGTCCGGGTACCGGCCAGCACCTGGCCCAGGGCCATCAGCTGCGTCCCCACCGAGGAGCCCGGAGCCAGGCGCCCCAGCATGAGGAGGCCCGTCAGCGCGCCCATGAGGAAGATCCCCAGGACACAGATGAGCAGCAGGACCGAGGCCAGGGTCCCCAGAAAGCGGGCGGCCAGTTCCACCCCGGCCTCCTGGCCCTCCCAGGCCTCCGTCTCGCTGAGGGTGGGCAGGAAGGCGCTGGTCATGGTCCCCTCCGCCGTGAAGCGGCGCAGGAGATTGGGCAGGCGGAAGGCCACGAAGAAGGCGTCAGCAGCGGGCCCCACCCCCAGGAAGGTCGCCAGGAGCCGGGACTGGAGCATGCCCGAGATCCGGGAGAGGAGGGTCATGGCCCCCACCACCACCGCCGAGCGGAGGTGGGAAACGGAGGACTTCGATGCATCTGCCATCCCTCCATTCGACCATGAAACCGGGCCCTCCCCCCTTTTCACAGCGCGGGAGCGGGACCATCACGAGACCTTCACGCCCGCCCAGCATCCTGGGGCATGCCGCGCGTCCGCACCATCTTCCTCTCCGACCTCCACCTGGGCACCCGGGCCTGCCAGGCCGAGCGTCTGCTGGACTTCCTCAAGGTCTATCCCGCAGAGAACCTCTTCCTGCTGGGGGATATCGTCGACTTCTGGGCGATGCAGCGCTCCCAGCAGTGGGATGCCACTCACAACACGGTCATCCAGAAGCTCCTGAAGAGGGCCCGCCAGGGGGAGCGGGTGATGGTGATCCCCGGCAACCACGACGAGGCCCTGAGGGACTACTGCGGCAGCGACTTCGGCGGCATCCGCCTGGAGCGGGAGCATGTCTATGAGCACCCGGATGGCCGCCGATTCCTTCTGGTGCATGGTGACGAGTTCGACCACGTCACCCTCTACCACAAGTGGGTGGCCCTCCTGGGGGATGCCTCGTACAACGCCCTGGTGCGCGTTAACCTCTGGATCTCCTGGATTCGCCGACAGCTGGGCATGAGGGGGCACTGGTCCCTGGCGGGCTTCGCCAAGCGCAAGGTCAAGCGGGCCCTGGAGTATCTCTTCGAGTTCGAGGGCCATGTCCTGAAGGCGGCCCGGGGCCGCGGCCTGGACGGCGTGATCTGCGGGCATGTCCACTGGGCCCGCGTGCGGGAGGAGGGTGGCCTCCTCTACATGAACTGCGGGGACTGGGTGGACAGCTGCACGGCCCTGGTGGAGCACCTGGACGGGCGCTTCGAGATCATCGAGTGGGGCCGGGCCGTGACGGAGGAGGTGGCGGCATGAAGGTCCTCAAGGTCACGGATGTCTACTTCCCCCGCATGACGGGTGTCTGCACCGCCATCCAGACCTATCGGAGCCAGCTGGCGGCCCAGGGCATCGAGACCCTGCTCATCGCCCCGGACTATGGCCCGGCCCAGGATCCTCCGGGTACCACCCGCCTGCCCTCCTTCGCCGCGCCCTTCGACCATGAGGACCGCCTCGTACGTCCGGGTCGCTTCCGCCGGGCGGCCCTCCGGCTGGCGGAGGGCTGCGACCTCGTTCACATCCATACCCCCTTCTCGGCCCACGGCGCGGGACTTGCCGCCGCCCGGCGCTTCGGCCTGCCCGTGGTGGCCACCTACCACACCCTCTTCGAGGAATACCTCCACCTCTATGCCCGCTTCCTGCCCCGGGGCTTCAGCCGCCCCCTGGCCCGGCATCTCTCCCGTCGGCACTGCAACCAGATGGATGCGGTGGTGGTGCCCTCCTCGGCCATGGCGGAGCGGCTCCGGTCCTACGGCGTCACGAAGCCCATCCACATACTGCCCACGGGTATCCCCATTGAACGCTTCGCCCGGGGCGACCGCAGGCGCTTCCGGGCCGCCCAGGGCATCCCCGAGGAGCGACCTGTGGCCCTCTTCCTGGGACGCGTCGCCCGGGAGAAGAATCTGGGCTTTCTCCTGGAGGCCTTCCGCTGTGCATTGGCGGACTGCCCGGAACTGCTGCTCATCCTGGCCGGAGAGGGACCCGCCGAGCCCGAGCTCCGCAGCCGCATCCAGAGCTGGGGGCTGGAGGACTCGGTGCGATTCCTGGGCAACATGGACCGGGTCATCGCCCTGCCGGACTGCCTGGCGGGCGTGGATCTCTTCGCCTTCGCCTCCAAGACCGAGACCCAGGGTCTGGTCCTGCTGGAGGCCATGGCCGCGGGACTCCCAGTGGTCTCCCTCGCCGAGATGGGCACCCGGGACATCCTCCAGCCAGCCTCAGGGGCCCGGGTACCAGAGGAGGACCCCACAGCCTTCGGCAGCGCCCTGGCCGAGGTGGCGCAGGACCAGGATCTGCGGAGCCGCATGTCCGAAGCCTCCCGGGCCTGGGTGGGCGTATGGTCCGACACGGCCCTCACAGCCCGCCTCGCAGATCTCTACCGGAAGCTGATCCGGGAGAGAGGGGAACGGGCTGCCTTGCCTGGATTCTGATCTCGGGCGATTCAGACCGGAACCTGCGCTGATGCCTTCGGCACACCAGAATCCAGGCTTAGGATGGATTCCATGGATACCAAGCCCGCCCTCTTGACCTATGGGGACCACCCGGCCCAGTTCCTCCAGATCTGGCCTCCCCAGGGTCCCCCGACCGGGGCCATCCTGGTGATTCATGGGGGCCTCTGGCAGGCCCGCTATGACTTGGGTTACATGGAAGCCCTCTGTGTGGACCTCGCGGCAAGGGGCCTGGTTGCCGTGAATCTGGAGTACCGCCGGCTCGGCCACCCGGGAGGCGGCTGGCCCGGCACCTACCAGGATGTCCTGGCTGGCCTGGCTGCCGCCCAGCAGGCCTGCCCTGGCCTCCCCTGGCGCGTGCTCGGGCACTCCGCCGGGGGGCAACTGGCCCTCCGCCTCGCAGCGGACTGCCCGGATCTGGAGGCTGTCTTGGCCCTGGCACCGGTCTCGGCCCTCCGCTGGGAGGGACAGCCCCCCCTCTGCCGGGAGGCGATTGCAGACTTCCTTGGGGGGACACGGGATAGCCGATGGGATACCTATGAGGAGGCGGATCCCCTGGCGCACCCTTGCAAAGTGCCCACGCTGCTCGCCCATGGCACCGCTGACCACATGGTGCCGGTGGGCATGAGCCGGCATTTCAAGGAGAGGTGGAGAAGCGGCGGGGGAGCGGTGGAACTCCTTGAACTCCCTGGCGTGGACCATTTCCGCCTGGTGGATCCCCTGTCGGCAGCTTGGCAGGAGATCGCGGGGCACGTGGTCGCCACACCACAACACTGAACACCAGTCCAACACCATTCGGCCACCCAGGAAGACCGTTCAACATCAGACGGCGCATCCAGGCATGCCCTCTGCTGACGGGGCCTTCATGTCACGCATTCTGAGGCCCCCCATGTCCTTCAAGCTCCTGTTCCCCCTTCCCCTCCTCGCCCTCCTCGCCTGCGGCGGCGGGGGAAGTACGCCTGCCACCACGGGCACCCTGACCCTGAAACTGGGCAGTGACAGCACCTCCAGCTACTCCGAGGTCTGGGTCAGCCTGGAGAAGGTGGAGGTCAAGAAGAGCAGTGCCAGCTCCTGGAGCACCCTGGCAACGGTGGAGAAGAGCTGGGACCTGATGGCCCTGCAGAACGGCAACGGCACAACCCTGGCTACCGCAGCCTCCCTGGCCACGGGGACCTATGATGTCCGCCTCACCTGGGCGACCCAGAACTACGCGGTCGACTCTTCCTATCCAGGGACCCTGATCCCGAGCGGGGAGACGGCCAGTTACCGGATGACCCTGCCCACCACCACCACGGCCACCGGGACCTTCACCATCAGCGACAGCCAGCTCACCACGGCCGAGGTCTTCATCCAGGGGAACCAGATCGCCCAGTGGTATCCCACGACCTCCACCACCAACGTGCATTACCTCTTCCACCCCACCGCAGAAGTGGTCGACCTCGCCGAGTGCGCGACCCTCACCGGAACCGTGAAGGACAGCGCAGGTACCGCCCTCTCCGATGCCGAGGTCTTTGCGGAAGTGCCGGTCAGCGGCCTCGGCACCATCCTCCGTCGAGCCGTGACCACAAATGGCACCTTCACCCTTGAAGGGCTCCCCATCGGCAAGACCTACTATGTCGCCACCCAGCCCAGCGGATACCCTGCCAGCAGCGCTGCAGGCGTGAGTGCAGC
The sequence above is drawn from the uncultured Holophaga sp. genome and encodes:
- the hemG gene encoding protoporphyrinogen oxidase gives rise to the protein MSTLVIGAGISGLLSAWHLHRRGEAVEVWEAEAQVGGWMQTLSWPCPDGREGRVERGPQGLLVSPGSPTDQLFRELGLALRSPGRGARWVGRGDRLIPVPAHPMGLAFTPLMSLGTKLRMALEPFQPVRPAEPEEGLYDFIARRAGKGMADELLAPMVAGILAAPPRLLSVDAIPKLRQWESFGSLFNGVRKSGISHLMVPEGGMGSLPLRLASTLPTVRTGLRARRLEKRPGGWRVEADGEIRDVARVILALPAFEASALLAPHAEPSARALAAIPYTSVKLWHSRHQPLAPYRDGFGFLIDPEYGRPYLGTLVPSWIDPGSAPPDLMQLRSFIGDSALWDDPEPGQPKDWPWTEGHLKRWLPGLGPALQTREESSPDAIPRPEVGHRARVREALAGLPPGIEWASNARFGVGARDVIEGLPALFADQAPSH
- a CDS encoding alpha/beta hydrolase; the protein is MDTKPALLTYGDHPAQFLQIWPPQGPPTGAILVIHGGLWQARYDLGYMEALCVDLAARGLVAVNLEYRRLGHPGGGWPGTYQDVLAGLAAAQQACPGLPWRVLGHSAGGQLALRLAADCPDLEAVLALAPVSALRWEGQPPLCREAIADFLGGTRDSRWDTYEEADPLAHPCKVPTLLAHGTADHMVPVGMSRHFKERWRSGGGAVELLELPGVDHFRLVDPLSAAWQEIAGHVVATPQH
- a CDS encoding UDP-2,3-diacylglucosamine diphosphatase; this encodes MPRVRTIFLSDLHLGTRACQAERLLDFLKVYPAENLFLLGDIVDFWAMQRSQQWDATHNTVIQKLLKRARQGERVMVIPGNHDEALRDYCGSDFGGIRLEREHVYEHPDGRRFLLVHGDEFDHVTLYHKWVALLGDASYNALVRVNLWISWIRRQLGMRGHWSLAGFAKRKVKRALEYLFEFEGHVLKAARGRGLDGVICGHVHWARVREEGGLLYMNCGDWVDSCTALVEHLDGRFEIIEWGRAVTEEVAA
- the murJ gene encoding murein biosynthesis integral membrane protein MurJ, producing MADASKSSVSHLRSAVVVGAMTLLSRISGMLQSRLLATFLGVGPAADAFFVAFRLPNLLRRFTAEGTMTSAFLPTLSETEAWEGQEAGVELAARFLGTLASVLLLICVLGIFLMGALTGLLMLGRLAPGSSVGTQLMALGQVLAGTRTAPPEVVLTTALGRIMFPYLALVSLTAGLSAVLNLKGRFGLPASVSTFWNLAFMAFGYGCMKWVPGAARDPRMASRFFAVAVLVGGVVQLFVLWPSFRSLGYRIKWGFHGRHPGVGKAFRRMAPGLLGTGIHPINVFVSTFLASRLAVGSQTVLFNSNMMGELVLGLFSASVATVSLPLMSRLVDAGDLDGLRESLSGALRGTAFLAIPASVGMAVLARPIIALIFQSGRFDTASVAWTGDTLAFQCVGLLFIATGRILAQSLYALKDYRNPALAALVSLGANILFSALLMGPLGTRGMALANALASLASLAVLVPCLAHRLPALPYRRVLGGWGVMIASSIPMGLAVWAGARLLGLGSFRGFWHLAERLLPLIAFGSLIYLGASLLLKVPEGRLTLDMALRKVRRGRNG
- a CDS encoding response regulator; the protein is MDPLAPTATLAAIVLAAVLAWAWRLRSAIRLAQRNHQLNRERLYKCLAGVQDLVCLLDTRGRFRFVNEHYARVLGYPEAEILGRLPSEIGMLPPGELEMIRSKLAEVLVLGSVPPVEHHLISRSGERHLFESRATVFTDPSRLSGLVVISRCIELQRQTEEQLHRTTALHKLLVDNSLIGLALTRQGRIQWVNPRLAALLHSTPAALQSLAVNDLMETSLGSPEAFRALAMPVLESGDWFDQEVEVFLKTGSSFWARIVARALDPSAPLEGVLFLVEDITARRQAEGVVRQAQKLESLGLLAGSIAHDFNNLLTAILGNLSLGQRHLPRNCPATDYLDRAEKTVLQASDLTRQMLAYSGRGHFVVRPHDLNQVVQEVARLLHATLSKKIHLCFDLAPGLPLFQADAAQIHQVILNLVTNAADAIGVVEGTITISTRVADLSPEETTRLSPGGNLRGGPSVILCVRDTGCGMSREVVERIFDPFFTTKARGRGLGLSAMQGILRGHHAGIRVLSEPGRGSCFEVYFPVDGEVLLQSPPEPELPEESFTGRVLLVDDEPLVLETAASTLKSLGFQVTLATDGLEALELFRETPEDFALVLMDITMPRMDGKEAFEAMRAIRADIPIILCSGYTDLDSIQQPLGSRQTEFLPKPYQMRDLQRVIRFCLA
- a CDS encoding glycosyltransferase, which translates into the protein MKVLKVTDVYFPRMTGVCTAIQTYRSQLAAQGIETLLIAPDYGPAQDPPGTTRLPSFAAPFDHEDRLVRPGRFRRAALRLAEGCDLVHIHTPFSAHGAGLAAARRFGLPVVATYHTLFEEYLHLYARFLPRGFSRPLARHLSRRHCNQMDAVVVPSSAMAERLRSYGVTKPIHILPTGIPIERFARGDRRRFRAAQGIPEERPVALFLGRVAREKNLGFLLEAFRCALADCPELLLILAGEGPAEPELRSRIQSWGLEDSVRFLGNMDRVIALPDCLAGVDLFAFASKTETQGLVLLEAMAAGLPVVSLAEMGTRDILQPASGARVPEEDPTAFGSALAEVAQDQDLRSRMSEASRAWVGVWSDTALTARLADLYRKLIRERGERAALPGF
- a CDS encoding DUF4382 domain-containing protein, whose amino-acid sequence is MSFKLLFPLPLLALLACGGGGSTPATTGTLTLKLGSDSTSSYSEVWVSLEKVEVKKSSASSWSTLATVEKSWDLMALQNGNGTTLATAASLATGTYDVRLTWATQNYAVDSSYPGTLIPSGETASYRMTLPTTTTATGTFTISDSQLTTAEVFIQGNQIAQWYPTTSTTNVHYLFHPTAEVVDLAECATLTGTVKDSAGTALSDAEVFAEVPVSGLGTILRRAVTTNGTFTLEGLPIGKTYYVATQPSGYPASSAAGVSAASATDYTVDITCGASATPGSLEVDTTTASSTSQGTWAELYQTLATGSSYHTLAVRSQILTTGSSADSTTFEGLYPSAYTVEVQRSTSGGDAVTTGGDEVTVTASTTATDSVTTN